A genome region from Tenebrio molitor chromosome 4, icTenMoli1.1, whole genome shotgun sequence includes the following:
- the LOC138129109 gene encoding ATP-dependent translocase ABCB1-like isoform X2, whose product MEVMKKKVKNSKVVPKKDERKISYFQLFRYATLQDKIFIALGIISAIVCGIIHSYVMIFFGDVTGVIVEYTAAINKTKDSNETQFIEEALYDGIRDFAIYVSMSGIVTIITTYLAGVFFSYSALRQIFHIRKLIFKKTLNMDISWYDLNKTGDFATTLTDNLAKFEEGIGEKVGTFIFFETTFVTGVIIALALGWELALICMASLPVSFGVAVIVSWLSTKFSKQEMEAYGAAGSIAEEVLSSVRTVVAFDGQEKEITRYKKHLQSAEKNNITKNLFSGISNGFMWFFLFASYALAFWYGVGLILEERNLLKEDIIYTPANMMAVYFCTLIALWNFGTGTPYLEIFGTACGAAAKVFEILDIEPQINLYKNLGTKPKTMRGDISFKDVHFQYPSRSDVKILQGFNFDIKSGETVALVGSSGCGKSTCIQLIQRFYDATSGSVTIDDKNIKNLNLTWLRNKIGVVGQEPALFAATIADNIKYGNQSATQDDIEKAAKKANAHDFIKSLPRGYNTLIGERGTQISGGQKQRIAIARALIREPKILLLDEATSALDTTSEAEVQAALDAISGECTTIIVAHRLSTIRNADRIVVVSDGKVVEEGDHAQLMAERGAYHSLVVSQGLNETEEVFTENKEVLNGVNNVAKVSETAMIETTSEEKLDKDVQETTGGSSIISILKVNSPEWFYISVGCITSVITGSALPLYGLVYGDIIGVLADDNDSYVREQSNLFSLYFVIIGIITGVATFFQMYFFAIAGEKLTKRIRGNMFRAILSQEMAWFDRKDNGVGALCAKLSGEAASVQGAAGIRIGTVLNSISTFIVANTIAFYFEWKLALVLMSFSPIILLSVFFEQKFIQGDTKVNQKCLENSAKIAVEAIGNIRTIASLGCEQVFYENYVTELKPYVKNVKKQMHFRSILMGVARSVMLFANVVGIGYGAYLVLTTNLDYAIVFKVSETLILSSWSIGAAFSFSTNFQKGLIAADRIFTLLRRVPEVKNAFQPLHLHHSDVKGDIKYTNVYFTYPTRPTVSVLNGLNMNILHGKTVALVGSSGCGKSTIIQLLERFYDPASGEVSFERENVKNLDINNLRSHLGVVSQEPILFDRTIAENIAYGANNRTVSIDEIVEAAKSANIHCFISSLPLGYETSLGSKRTQLSGGQKQRVAIARALIRNPRILLLDEATSALDNESEKIVQEALDNAKQNRTCITIAHRLTTIQDADVICVLNEGTVAEMGKHPELLEKKGLYYEFYKLQTGQK is encoded by the exons AT GGAGGTAATGAAAAAGAAAGTGAAGAATTCGAAAGTTGTACCAAAAAAagatgaaagaaaaatttcaTATTTCCAGCTG TTTCGTTATGCCACATTACAAGATAAAATCTTTATTGCTTTGGGCATTATATCCGCAATAGTGTGCGGTATTATTCATTCTTatgttatgattttttttggagATGTTACTGGAGTTATTGTCGAATATACTGCGGCGATAAATAAAACTAAAGATAGTAACGAAACTCAGTTTATAGAAGAAGCACTATATGATGGTATACGtgattttgcaatttatgTCAGTATGTCAGGAATTGTTACGATCATTACTACTTACCTTGCCGGAGTATTTTTTAGTTATAGTGCCCTAAGACAG atatttcatatacgaaaactaatttttaagaaaacctTAAATATGGATATTTCTTGGTACGATCTTAACAAAACTGGTGATTTCGCAACCACTCTTACCGA cAACTTGGCAAAATTTGAAGAAGGAATAGGAGAAAAAGTAGgcacatttatattttttgaaaccacTTTTGTAACAGGTGTAATAATTGCCCTTGCATTGGGTTGGGAATTGGCATTGATATGTATGGCATCGCTTCCAGTATCTTTTGGTGTGGCTGTGATTGTGTCGTGG TTGTCAACAAAATTCTCCAAACAAGAAATGGAAGCGTATGGAGCTGCAGGAAGTATTGCCGAAGAAGTTTTAAGTTCGGTTAGAACTGTAGTAGCTTTTGATGGccaagaaaaagaaattacaCGTTACAagaaacatttgcaaagtgcCGAAAAGAATAATAtcacaaaaaatttgttttctggCATAAGCAACGGATTCATGTGGTTTTTCCTCTTTGCTTCATATGCTTTGGCGTTCTGGTATGGTGTTGGGCTAATATTGGAAGAAAGAAATTTACTCAAAGAAGATATAATTTATACGCCGGCAAACATGATGGCC GTTTACTTCTGTACTTTGATTGCCTTGTGGAACTTTGGAACAGGCACTCCATATCTTGAAATATTTGGAACGGCGTGCGGTGCTGCAGCtaaagtttttgaaattttagatATTGAACCACAAATCaatctttataaaaatttaggaACGAAACCAAAAACAATGCGAGGAGATATTAGTTTTAAAGATGTTCATTTTCAATATCCTTCAAGATCGGACGTAAAG aTTTTACAAGGTTTCAATTTCGATATTAAATCAGGTGAAACTGTCGCTCTAGTAGGAAGTTCTGGATGTGGCAAATCGACCTGCATCCAACTGATTCAAAGATTTTACGATGCTACCTCAGGCTCC GTGACTATCGACgacaaaaatattaagaatttaaatttgacatggctaagaaataaaattggtGTAGTTGGACAAGAGCCAGCACTTTTTGCAGCAACCATCGCTGACAATATAAAATACGGAAATCAATCTGCAACTCAAGACGATATCGAAAAAGCCGCCAAAAAAGCAAATGCACAtgacttcattaaaagtttgCCTCGTGGTTACAATACACTTATTGGTGAGAGAGGAACGCAAATTTCTGGCGGTCAAAAGCAAAGAATTGCCATTGCGAGAGCTTTGATACGTGAACCAAAAATTCTTTTACTTGATGAAGCTACATCAGCTTTGGATACTACGAGTGAAGCTGAAGTACAAGCAGCCCTTGATGCt ATAAGTGGGGAATGCACTACAATTATAGTTGCACATCGACTGTCAACGATAAGAAATGCCGATCGAATTGTGGTGGTATCTGACGGAAAAGTTGTCGAAGAAGGCGATCATGCTCAGTTGATGGCAGAAAGGGGTGCTTATCACAGTTTGGTAGTATCTCAAGGTCTAAATGAAACCGAAGAGGTATTTACAG aaaacaaGGAAGTTTTAAACGGTGTTAACAATGTGGCAAAAGTCTCGGAGACTGCTATGATTGAAACTACGTCAGAAGAAAAGctt GATAAGGATGTTCAAGAAACAACTGGAGGAAGTTCAATAATATCGATATTAAAAGTAAATAGTCCTGAATGGTTTTATATATCGGTGGGATGTATTACATCAGTTATTACTGGGTCTGCCCTTCCGTTATACGGTTTAGTTTATGGCGACATAATTGGA GTTTTAGCAGATGATAATGATTCATACGTCCGAGAACAGAGTAACTTGTTCTCCCTCTACTTTGTTATTATAGGAATTATAACAGGTGTTGCAACTTTTTTTCAG ATGTACTTCTTTGCTATTGCCGGAGAGAAGTTAACGAAACGAATAAGAGGAAATATGTTTCGAGCTATATTATCTCAAGAAATGGCCTGGTTTGATCGAAAAGATAATGGTGTCGGAGCATTATGCGCAAAATTATCTGGAGAAGCAGCTAGTGTACAAGGT GCAGCTGGAATTCGAATCGGAACAGTATTAAACTCGATTTCAACGTTTATTGTAGCCAACACAATagctttttattttgaatggaAATTGGCATTAGTATTAATGTCTTTCTCGCCTATTATTTTGTTGTCTGTTTTCTTCGAACAAAAATTTATACAAGGCGATACCAaagtaaatcaaaaatgtttagagAATTCTGCAAAA ATAGCCGTTGAAGCAATTGGAAACATCAGGACAATAGCATCTTTGGGATGTGAACAagtattttacgaaaattatgTGACCGAACTGAAAccatatgtaaaaaatgtaaagaaacaAATGCATTTTAGATCTATTCTAATGGGTGTTGCACGAAGTGTAATGCTTTTTGCGAATGTTGTTGGAATAGGATATGGTGCTTATCTGGTGCTAACTACAAATCTTGATTATGCAATAgtatttaa ggTGTCGGAAACTCTAATACTTAGCTCGTGGTCTATTGGCGCCGCATTTTCCTTTTCTACAAACTTTCAGAAGGGTTTAATTGCAGCCGATCGTATTTTTACGTTACTGAGAAGAGTTCCTGAAGTTAAAAACGCTTTCCAGCCTTTGCATCTACACCACAGTGAT gTGAAAGGAGacataaaatatacaaatgTATATTTTACATATCCTACCCGACCAACAGTTTCAGTACTTAATGGATTAAATATGAACATTTTACATGGCAAAACTGTAGCTTTAGTAGGGTCTAGTGGTTGTGGTAAATCGACAATTATTCAACTGTTGGAACGCTTTTACGATCCAGCCAGTGGAGAAGTTTCATTCGAACGTGAAAATGTGAAGAATTTggatataaataatttaagatcACATCTAGGTGTTGTATCGCAAGaaccaattttatttgatcgaACAATTGCTGAAAATATTGCGTACGGAGCAAATAACCGAACAGTTAGTATAGATGAAATAGTTGAAGCTGCAAAATCAGCAAACATACATTGTTTCATTTCATCACTTCCATTG GGTTATGAAACTTCTTTGGGAAGCAAAAGAACGCAATTGTCGGGAGGTCAAAAGCAAAGAGTCGCTATTGCTCGAGCTTTAATTAGAAATCCCCGCATTCTTCTTTTGGACGAGGCAACCTCTGCACTAGACAATGAAAGCGAAAAG ATTGTACAAGAAGCACTTGACAATGCTAAGCAAAATAGAACTTGCATAACAATCGCACACAGATTGACTACAATTCAAGATGCCGACGTCATTTGTGTTTTGAATGAAGGAACTGTAGCTGAAATGGGCAAACACCCTGAATTGTTAGAAAAGAAGGGTTTATATTACGAATTTTATAAGTTACAAACAGGTCAAAAATAA
- the LOC138129109 gene encoding ATP-dependent translocase ABCB1-like isoform X1, whose amino-acid sequence MEVMKKKVKNSKVVPKKDERKISYFQLFRYATLQDKIFIALGIISAIVCGIIHSYVMIFFGDVTGVIVEYTAAINKTKDSNETQFIEEALYDGIRDFAIYVSMSGIVTIITTYLAGVFFSYSALRQIFHIRKLIFKKTLNMDISWYDLNKTGDFATTLTDNLAKFEEGIGEKVGTFIFFETTFVTGVIIALALGWELALICMASLPVSFGVAVIVSWLSTKFSKQEMEAYGAAGSIAEEVLSSVRTVVAFDGQEKEITRYKKHLQSAEKNNITKNLFSGISNGFMWFFLFASYALAFWYGVGLILEERNLLKEDIIYTPANMMAVYFCTLIALWNFGTGTPYLEIFGTACGAAAKVFEILDIEPQINLYKNLGTKPKTMRGDISFKDVHFQYPSRSDVKILQGFNFDIKSGETVALVGSSGCGKSTCIQLIQRFYDATSGSVTIDDKNIKNLNLTWLRNKIGVVGQEPALFAATIADNIKYGNQSATQDDIEKAAKKANAHDFIKSLPRGYNTLIGERGTQISGGQKQRIAIARALIREPKILLLDEATSALDTTSEAEVQAALDAISGECTTIIVAHRLSTIRNADRIVVVSDGKVVEEGDHAQLMAERGAYHSLVVSQGLNETEEVFTENKEVLNGVNNVAKVSETAMIETTSEEKLDKDVQETTGGSSIISILKVNSPEWFYISVGCITSVITGSALPLYGLVYGDIIGVLADDNDSYVREQSNLFSLYFVIIGIITGVATFFQMYFFAIAGEKLTKRIRGNMFRAILSQEMAWFDRKDNGVGALCAKLSGEAASVQGAAGIRIGTVLNSISTFIVANTIAFYFEWKLALVLMSFSPIILLSVFFEQKFIQGDTKVNQKCLENSAKIAVEAIGNIRTIASLGCEQVFYENYVTELKPYVKNVKKQMHFRSILMGVARSVMLFANVVGIGYGAYLVLTTNLDYAIVFKVSETLILSSWSIGAAFSFSTNFQKGLIAADRIFTLLRRVPEVKNAFQPLHLHHSDVKGDIKYTNVYFTYPTRPTVSVLNGLNMNILHGKTVALVGSSGCGKSTIIQLLERFYDPASGEVSFERENVKNLDINNLRSHLGVVSQEPILFDRTIAENIAYGANNRTVSIDEIVEAAKSANIHCFISSLPLGYETSLGSKRTQLSGGQKQRVAIARALIRNPRILLLDEATSALDNESEKIVQEALDNAKQNRTCITIAHRLTTIQDADVICVLNEGTVAEMGKHPELLEKKGLYYEFYKLQTGQK is encoded by the exons at GGAGGTAATGAAAAAGAAAGTGAAGAATTCGAAAGTTGTACCAAAAAAagatgaaagaaaaatttcaTATTTCCAGCTG TTTCGTTATGCCACATTACAAGATAAAATCTTTATTGCTTTGGGCATTATATCCGCAATAGTGTGCGGTATTATTCATTCTTatgttatgattttttttggagATGTTACTGGAGTTATTGTCGAATATACTGCGGCGATAAATAAAACTAAAGATAGTAACGAAACTCAGTTTATAGAAGAAGCACTATATGATGGTATACGtgattttgcaatttatgTCAGTATGTCAGGAATTGTTACGATCATTACTACTTACCTTGCCGGAGTATTTTTTAGTTATAGTGCCCTAAGACAG atatttcatatacgaaaactaatttttaagaaaacctTAAATATGGATATTTCTTGGTACGATCTTAACAAAACTGGTGATTTCGCAACCACTCTTACCGA cAACTTGGCAAAATTTGAAGAAGGAATAGGAGAAAAAGTAGgcacatttatattttttgaaaccacTTTTGTAACAGGTGTAATAATTGCCCTTGCATTGGGTTGGGAATTGGCATTGATATGTATGGCATCGCTTCCAGTATCTTTTGGTGTGGCTGTGATTGTGTCGTGG TTGTCAACAAAATTCTCCAAACAAGAAATGGAAGCGTATGGAGCTGCAGGAAGTATTGCCGAAGAAGTTTTAAGTTCGGTTAGAACTGTAGTAGCTTTTGATGGccaagaaaaagaaattacaCGTTACAagaaacatttgcaaagtgcCGAAAAGAATAATAtcacaaaaaatttgttttctggCATAAGCAACGGATTCATGTGGTTTTTCCTCTTTGCTTCATATGCTTTGGCGTTCTGGTATGGTGTTGGGCTAATATTGGAAGAAAGAAATTTACTCAAAGAAGATATAATTTATACGCCGGCAAACATGATGGCC GTTTACTTCTGTACTTTGATTGCCTTGTGGAACTTTGGAACAGGCACTCCATATCTTGAAATATTTGGAACGGCGTGCGGTGCTGCAGCtaaagtttttgaaattttagatATTGAACCACAAATCaatctttataaaaatttaggaACGAAACCAAAAACAATGCGAGGAGATATTAGTTTTAAAGATGTTCATTTTCAATATCCTTCAAGATCGGACGTAAAG aTTTTACAAGGTTTCAATTTCGATATTAAATCAGGTGAAACTGTCGCTCTAGTAGGAAGTTCTGGATGTGGCAAATCGACCTGCATCCAACTGATTCAAAGATTTTACGATGCTACCTCAGGCTCC GTGACTATCGACgacaaaaatattaagaatttaaatttgacatggctaagaaataaaattggtGTAGTTGGACAAGAGCCAGCACTTTTTGCAGCAACCATCGCTGACAATATAAAATACGGAAATCAATCTGCAACTCAAGACGATATCGAAAAAGCCGCCAAAAAAGCAAATGCACAtgacttcattaaaagtttgCCTCGTGGTTACAATACACTTATTGGTGAGAGAGGAACGCAAATTTCTGGCGGTCAAAAGCAAAGAATTGCCATTGCGAGAGCTTTGATACGTGAACCAAAAATTCTTTTACTTGATGAAGCTACATCAGCTTTGGATACTACGAGTGAAGCTGAAGTACAAGCAGCCCTTGATGCt ATAAGTGGGGAATGCACTACAATTATAGTTGCACATCGACTGTCAACGATAAGAAATGCCGATCGAATTGTGGTGGTATCTGACGGAAAAGTTGTCGAAGAAGGCGATCATGCTCAGTTGATGGCAGAAAGGGGTGCTTATCACAGTTTGGTAGTATCTCAAGGTCTAAATGAAACCGAAGAGGTATTTACAG aaaacaaGGAAGTTTTAAACGGTGTTAACAATGTGGCAAAAGTCTCGGAGACTGCTATGATTGAAACTACGTCAGAAGAAAAGctt GATAAGGATGTTCAAGAAACAACTGGAGGAAGTTCAATAATATCGATATTAAAAGTAAATAGTCCTGAATGGTTTTATATATCGGTGGGATGTATTACATCAGTTATTACTGGGTCTGCCCTTCCGTTATACGGTTTAGTTTATGGCGACATAATTGGA GTTTTAGCAGATGATAATGATTCATACGTCCGAGAACAGAGTAACTTGTTCTCCCTCTACTTTGTTATTATAGGAATTATAACAGGTGTTGCAACTTTTTTTCAG ATGTACTTCTTTGCTATTGCCGGAGAGAAGTTAACGAAACGAATAAGAGGAAATATGTTTCGAGCTATATTATCTCAAGAAATGGCCTGGTTTGATCGAAAAGATAATGGTGTCGGAGCATTATGCGCAAAATTATCTGGAGAAGCAGCTAGTGTACAAGGT GCAGCTGGAATTCGAATCGGAACAGTATTAAACTCGATTTCAACGTTTATTGTAGCCAACACAATagctttttattttgaatggaAATTGGCATTAGTATTAATGTCTTTCTCGCCTATTATTTTGTTGTCTGTTTTCTTCGAACAAAAATTTATACAAGGCGATACCAaagtaaatcaaaaatgtttagagAATTCTGCAAAA ATAGCCGTTGAAGCAATTGGAAACATCAGGACAATAGCATCTTTGGGATGTGAACAagtattttacgaaaattatgTGACCGAACTGAAAccatatgtaaaaaatgtaaagaaacaAATGCATTTTAGATCTATTCTAATGGGTGTTGCACGAAGTGTAATGCTTTTTGCGAATGTTGTTGGAATAGGATATGGTGCTTATCTGGTGCTAACTACAAATCTTGATTATGCAATAgtatttaa ggTGTCGGAAACTCTAATACTTAGCTCGTGGTCTATTGGCGCCGCATTTTCCTTTTCTACAAACTTTCAGAAGGGTTTAATTGCAGCCGATCGTATTTTTACGTTACTGAGAAGAGTTCCTGAAGTTAAAAACGCTTTCCAGCCTTTGCATCTACACCACAGTGAT gTGAAAGGAGacataaaatatacaaatgTATATTTTACATATCCTACCCGACCAACAGTTTCAGTACTTAATGGATTAAATATGAACATTTTACATGGCAAAACTGTAGCTTTAGTAGGGTCTAGTGGTTGTGGTAAATCGACAATTATTCAACTGTTGGAACGCTTTTACGATCCAGCCAGTGGAGAAGTTTCATTCGAACGTGAAAATGTGAAGAATTTggatataaataatttaagatcACATCTAGGTGTTGTATCGCAAGaaccaattttatttgatcgaACAATTGCTGAAAATATTGCGTACGGAGCAAATAACCGAACAGTTAGTATAGATGAAATAGTTGAAGCTGCAAAATCAGCAAACATACATTGTTTCATTTCATCACTTCCATTG GGTTATGAAACTTCTTTGGGAAGCAAAAGAACGCAATTGTCGGGAGGTCAAAAGCAAAGAGTCGCTATTGCTCGAGCTTTAATTAGAAATCCCCGCATTCTTCTTTTGGACGAGGCAACCTCTGCACTAGACAATGAAAGCGAAAAG ATTGTACAAGAAGCACTTGACAATGCTAAGCAAAATAGAACTTGCATAACAATCGCACACAGATTGACTACAATTCAAGATGCCGACGTCATTTGTGTTTTGAATGAAGGAACTGTAGCTGAAATGGGCAAACACCCTGAATTGTTAGAAAAGAAGGGTTTATATTACGAATTTTATAAGTTACAAACAGGTCAAAAATAA